The Populus alba chromosome 6, ASM523922v2, whole genome shotgun sequence genome contains a region encoding:
- the LOC118057926 gene encoding zinc finger protein CONSTANS-LIKE 5 has protein sequence MGIEVESLKNLTGGWSVAAKRCDSCKTAAAAAFCRADSAFLCLNCDTKIHHSGVNSKIMSRHERVWMCEVCEQAPAAVTCKADAAALCVTCDADIHSANPLARRHERVPVEPFYDSAESIVKTSSAFNFLVPGDQNGVSAYDHNDEIEGVSWLLHGNHTTHDLNSKINIENPVVKTGDMFFCEMDPFLDFEYQNSMDGRYKQSHGGGAAGADSVVPVQNKPAPLPVVDHKNCFDIDFCRSKLTSFSSYPSQSLSHSVSSSSLDVGVVPDGNSMSDISYPFGRSMNTYTDPSMPISGSTTNQAAAQLAGIDREARVLRYREKRKNRKFEKTIRYASRKAYAETRPRIKGRFAKRTEMESDMDTLYISPSSVPFLADAHYGVVPSF, from the exons ATGGGAATTGAAGTTGAGAGCTTAAAGAACTTGACCGGAGGATGGAGTGTTGCGGCTAAACGTTGCGACTCGTGCAAAACGGCAGCTGCAGCTGCGTTTTGCCGGGCGGACTCTGCTTTTTTGTGTCTGAATTGTGACACCAAGATTCACCATAGTGGGGTGAACAGCAAGATCATGTCAAGGCACGAGCGTGTGTGGATGTGTGAAGTTTGCGAGCAAGCACCAGCTGCTGTTACCTGTAAGGCTGACGCAGCTGCTCTTTGTGTTACTTGTGATGCTGACATCCACTCTGCTAACCCTCTTGCTCGCCGTCATGAACGAGTCCCGGTGGAGCCTTTTTATGACTCTGCTGAATCAATTGTTAAGACTTCCTCGGCGTTTAATTTTCTAGTGCCTGGTGATCAAAATGGTGTGTCTGCATATGATCATAACGATGAGATCGAGGGTGTTTCGTGGTTGTTGCACGGTAATCACACGACACATGACCTTAATTCCAAGATCAACATCGAGAATCCTGTTGTCAAGACTGGAGATATGTTTTTCTGTGAAATGGATCCCTTTCTTGATTTTGAGTATCAGAATTCCATGGATGGGAGGTATAAGCAGAGTCATGGTGGGGGTGCTGCTGGAGCTGATAGCGTTGTGCCTGTGCAAAACAAACCAGCTCCGCTTCCCGTGGTCGATCATAAAAACTGCTTTGATATTGATTTCTGTAGATCAAAACTCACCTCTTTCAGCAGCTACCCCTCTCAGTCCCTTAGCCACAGC gTTTCTTCGTCTTCCCTCGATGTTGGTGTTGTTCCTGACGGGAATTCTATGTCCGATATTTCGTATCCCTTCGGCCGAAGCATGAATACTTATACCGATCCAAGCATGCCCATCTCAGGTTCCACTACAAATCAAGCAGCAGCTCAGTTAGCTGGGATTGACCGCGAAGCTAGAGTTTTGAGGtacagagagaaaagaaagaaccgTAAATTCGAAAAAACCATACGGTATGCTTCACGTAAAGCTTACGCAGAAACCAGGCCAAGAATCAAAGGCCGATTCGCGAAGCGAACCGAAATGGAATCCGATATGGACACCCTGTATATCTCTCCGAGCTCTGTCCCTTTCCTGGCCGATGCTCATTACGGTGTCGTTCCCTCGTTTTGA